Genomic window (bacterium):
AAATCCCGGAATTAATCTACCCTTACTTTTTATATACTCTTCTTTTACTTCCTTAACTAAATAAGTTCGTTCCTTTCGGTCAAAATAGACATTTGATTTGATTAATACTTTTTTATCCGTAAGTTCTTGTTGAAGAATCTGTAAATTATCCTTTCTTAACTTAGCCCAAGGGTCTATTTCTCTATCTTTTTGATAAATCATAAATAACCTTCCTTAATAATTATTATACCCAAAAATCTCATAATGTCAACAATTTTTTATTTGTGCTTTTAGTCCAAAAAACAATGGTCCACCTACTTCTATATTTTTGTTATTCGCCGTAATATATCGATTTACAAAATCAGGGATAAACAGGTTAATCTCACCCGGGCGTTTAGCCATTTTGTAGCGTTCATCAATGGTATTTTTACCATCTTTAATTGCCTTTTCTAATTTAGCCACAAAGCCATTGACAATATTATTCAAATAGATTAATTTAGTCTTAATTCCATCTACTCGAGCTAAATTAGCCAGATTGCTTAATTTCCCTTTTTGTAATTGGCTCGATAATCCTATGATATTGCCTTCATAGATATATATTTCATTAAAAGCGGCAAAAGAAAGCATTGGCTTTCCATCATCCCAATTATAGACCCAAACTTTTATCTGTTCATCTTGATATGCTAAAATTTCCACAGGTCCAATATCATCCTTATGCAAAGTTGCAATTTCAATTAACGATTGAGCTAATTTTTTCCCCTTAGCCGTTGTTGGAAATTCTTCTACGGTTAGTTCCTGAGTAATATCTTCATCAGTTAATTTTTGTTCTTCCCCATAGACTAAAGTTCGTATATCAGATACCTTTTGTTCAAGCATGGCTAATCTTTCTACCCCAAAACCTAAGTTAAATACCGGGTATTTAATATCATAATTTGCCAATGCCACCGGGGAATAAAATCCAATATTAGCCACTTCAATCTGTTGAGTTCCTATTTGCGAATAAACCTCATATTCTGAACCTGGTGTGTAGTATTTACTCGTCACCTTCTTTTTAATAAATTCGGGTTTGCCAAACCCCAGTTCAAATAAGACCATTTTAGTAAATTCAATTCCATCTTCTACGGTTATTTCATCATTCATAATTACGACTGAGGCAGATGTGCTTTCGTATAAATGATGCGGGTCGAGTCTTTGTTCCCGTCTAAATCGTGAACCAATAGAGAAAAGTTTTACCGGAATTTTAGTTTGATTTTTAGATAAATAATTAAACCATGCCGCGGTCATATGTGAGCGTAAGGTAAATTTAGTTGGAATTGGTTTTAACGCCTTAAATTCTGGAAAAACACGGTCAATGATTAAAGTCGC
Coding sequences:
- the sepS gene encoding O-phosphoserine--tRNA ligase encodes the protein MEYNIREIREKAKKDFEQTWLETAKLINLSGRKMLWEQPTRGKEHPIISLNLKFREVFLRLGLDEIINPAIIEEGEVYRQYGPEAPVILDRIFYLAGLPRPDIGISNRKIEEIKKIIPDFKKEKNIEEIFRAFKKGTIESDDLIEELVKSLDIKEEKATLIIDRVFPEFKALKPIPTKFTLRSHMTAAWFNYLSKNQTKIPVKLFSIGSRFRREQRLDPHHLYESTSASVVIMNDEITVEDGIEFTKMVLFELGFGKPEFIKKKVTSKYYTPGSEYEVYSQIGTQQIEVANIGFYSPVALANYDIKYPVFNLGFGVERLAMLEQKVSDIRTLVYGEEQKLTDEDITQELTVEEFPTTAKGKKLAQSLIEIATLHKDDIGPVEILAYQDEQIKVWVYNWDDGKPMLSFAAFNEIYIYEGNIIGLSSQLQKGKLSNLANLARVDGIKTKLIYLNNIVNGFVAKLEKAIKDGKNTIDERYKMAKRPGEINLFIPDFVNRYITANNKNIEVGGPLFFGLKAQIKNC